The Vreelandella piezotolerans genomic interval TTCTTTGGTCGCCCCAGCGACTGGGCGTTCGATGTGACGAAGATGCTGTTTGGCGCCCACTTCATGCTCATGGCCGCCTACGGGCTGCGCCATCACGCCCACGTGGAAGTCGACGTGGTGAAACGGCTGCTATCCCGTAAAAAGCAGGCCGTGCTGGATCTCATTGGGTATTTGGTCTTTTTCGTCCCGTTCATTTGGCTGCTGCTGACCTACGGCTGGGCCTTTTTCGAGCGCTCCTTCAGCCGTGGCGAAACGACTTACGGCATGGTCTCGATTCCCGTTTACCCGGTGAAAGGGGTCATCGTCGTGGCCGCTGCGCTGATTTTGCTGCAGGCGATTGCCATCGTCCTACGCGCCATCATGCAACTGCGTGAGGAGACATCCGCATGAGTGCAGAACTACTAACGCTGGTGATGTTTGGCGGACTGCTGGTCGGGCTATTCATGGGGCACCCATTGGCGTTCGTACTGGGCGGTATGGCGGTCATCGGCGCGTATCTAGGCCCCGGTATCAATACCCTGGGCATCATCATCAACAACGTCTATGGCAACGCCATGGACAACTACGTGCTGGTCGCCATTCCACTGTTCATTTTGATGGCGCGCTTTCTCAACGACTCCGGCGTCACGGAGAAGATGTTCGACGCCATGCGACTACTGTTGGCCAACGTACGCGGTGGCCTGGCGCTAACCGTGGTCGTGGTCTCGGTACTGCTGGCCGCCACCACCGGCATCGTCGGGGCGTCCATCGCCGTCATGGGGATGATCGCGCTGGTGCCGATGCTGAAGTATGGCTACAACAAAGAGCTCAGCGCGGGCGTGATCATGGCGAGCGGCTGTCTAGGCATTTTGATTCCGCCCAGCATCATGCTGATTTTGATGGCCAGCTACTCGCCCGTATCGGTGGGCGCGCTGTTTGCCGGAGCGCTGGTGCCCGGCCTGCTGTTGGGGGTGATGTACGCTCTATACGTGGTGCTGATCTGCTGGCTGAAACCCAGCTACGGCCCCAAAGTGCCGAAAGAAGAGCGCGCCGAGGTCAGCACCAAAGCGCTGCTGATCATGCTGGGTAAATACGTCGTACCGCCGATGTCGCTGATCCTGGGCGTGCTCGGTGCTCTATTTACCGGGATCGCCACCGCGACCGAGGCCTCGGCGATTGGCGTGTTTATCGCCTTCTTGCTGTTCTTGATCTTTGGCGACCGTAAGCTCTCGACTTGCTACAACACGCTGATCGAAGCGGGCAAAACCACCACCATGGTGATGCTGGTACTGGTGGGCGCCACGGCGTTTACCGGCGTGTTCTCCATTGGTGGCGGTATGACGGTGATCAGCGACTTCGTCCTGGCCATGCCGGGTGGCACCTTTGGTGCGCTGCTTCTAATGCTGTTCCTGGTCTTCATTTTGGGTATGTTCCTGGATTGGACCGGCATCGTACTGCTGAGCTTCCCGATCATGCTGCCCATCATCGCCCAAATGGGCGTCGACGTATTGTGGTTCGTGGTGATGGTGGCCGTGGTGCTGCAAACCTCCTTCCTAACCCCGCCATTTGGCTATGCGCTGTTCTATCTAAAAGGAGTGGCGCCGCCTGGGGTCGAGATCGTCGATCTCTATAAAGCGGTGGTGCCGTTCGTCATCATCATCCTTTTGGCGTGTATCTTGATGTCGATCTTCCCCGGCTTGATTACCGGCCTGCCGAGCCTGATGGTCGGTTACTGACCGCGTCATTTTCGGTACCACACATCCCTTCGCGCTGCGGAGGGATTTTTTTTGCCTGTCGATGTGACGGCAGGAATGCTGGCTGCACCCTGTCAGCCCAGGTGATACTATTTGCAGCCGCTATCTTTTCGCATTGACGAGCCACGCTGCCTCTCGTCCTAGGAGTTCACGACGTGTCTACGCCTGCTCGCCGCTCACCCACGGCTCTGCTGTCAGGTTTCGCCTCGCGCTTTACGCTGTCGCTCAGCCCTTGGTCAGTGACGCTGTTCTTGATTGCGCTGATCGTGGCGCTGCCCATCTTAGTCGTACTCGCGCATATCGTGATGCCCACCGAAGGCGTTTGGCAGCACTTGGCCAGTACCGTTTTACCGCGCTATCTTTCCAACACGTTTTGGCTGGTACTGTGGGTCGGGCTAGGCACCTTGGTGATCGGCACCGGCACCGCCTGGCTGGTGGTCATGTGTCGCTTTCCCGGCAAGCGTCTGTTCGAGTGGGCGCTTCTACTGCCGCTGGCCGTGCCGACGTACGTGATCGCCTACGCCTACACCGACTTTCTACAGGTGGCCGGGCCGCTACAAAGCCTGCTGCGGGAGTGGTTCGACTGGCAGGTGGGCGACTACTACTTCCCCAACGTGCGCTCGTTGGGCGGTGCCGCCACGCTAATTACCTTCGTGCTCTACCCCTATGTCTACCTGCTGGCCCGTGCCACCTTTTTAGAACAATCGGTGTGTGTGCTGGATGTGGGACGAACATTGGGGCGAGGCCCCTGGCGGCTGTTTGCCAGCGTGGCGCTGCCGTTGGCGCGCCCGGCGCTGGTAGGCGGCGTCTCGCTGGTCTTGATGGAAACCCTCAATGAGTTCGGCGCGGTCCAGTTCTTTGGCGTGGATACCTTCACCACGGGTATTTACCGCACCTGGTTTGGCCTGGGTGAGCCGATTGCTGCGGCCCAGCTTGCCGCCTGCCTGCTGACCTTCGTGATCGCCTTCGTGCTGCTGGAGCGCTGGTCGCGGGGTAAGCGCCGCTACTTCCACACCACCAACCGCTATCAACAGTTGCCTGAGTACCGGTTGCACGGCTGGCACGCCGTCGGGGCGACGCTGGCCTGCCTGTTACCGATCACCGTTGGCTTCTTGCTGCCCAGCGGCATTCTGTTGGAAATGGCGATCACCACCGGGGACCGGCTGTTCGGTACGCGCTTCATCAGCTTTGCCATGAACAGCCTGAGCCTCGCGACGGTTGCAGCGCTGATTGCCGTGGGGCTAGCGGTGCTGCTGAGCTACGGCGTGCGGCTGCACGACTCCCCCAGCGCGCGGCTGTTTACCCGCATCGCGGCCATGGGCTACGCCATTCCGGGGTCGGTGGTGGCCGTGGGGATTTTGATTCCGTTTGCCTGGCTAGATAATGCCATTAATACCTGGCTGCACACCCATTACGACACCATCATCGGGCTAGTCTTCAGCGGCACGGCGTTCATATTGATTTACGCTTACGTCGTGCGCTTTCTGGCCGTCTCGTTCAACGCGGTCGAGGCAAGCTTGGGCAAGGTCACCCCGAGCATGGACGCCGCCTCACGTACACTGGGACAAACCGCTGGAGGGACGCTACGGCGCATTCATACGCCGCTGATGCGCAGCAGCCTGCTGGCGGCCGGCATTCTGGTGTTCGTGGATGTGATGAAGGAGCTGCCCGCCACGATCATTCTCCGCCCGTTCAACTTCGATACCCTGGCGGTGCGCGCCCATAGCTTGGCGTCCGACGAACGCTTGGCGGAGGCCTCCACGGCCTCGTTAACCATCGTGGTGGTGGGTATTTTGCCGGTGATCCTTCTTAGCTTGGCGATGCGCCGGGCGCGCCCGGGCAGCCAAGCCGAGTAAGCGGACGCCTTACAAAACAAGGCGCTTAACGCGGAAAGATAAACACCTGGGAGTGGTCGAGGTCGATATCGATCGGCTGTCCCTCTTGGGGGAGGAAAACACCCGGCACACGGGCGTGGAGGTGTGCCTCCTGGCCCTTTGCGCCGTGGGCGCAGAGGTGAATCAAACTCGTGCGGCCGAGCAGCTTTGCCATCACCACATGGCTGTGGCTATGAGCGTCGGCCGGCAGATCGCGCTCTTTGATGCGCAGCGCCTCAGGGCGAATCATCACCTGCGCGGCACTGCCTTCGGGCAGCCAGCTTGCGTCCACGGGCCCCACCGGCGTTTGCACGACACCGCCTTTTACCACGCCCTCGAGCTCGTTGACTTCACCGAAAAACGTCACGACGAACGGGTCGACCGGGGCGCAGTACAGCTCCCGCGGCGTGCCCGTCTGCACGATCCTACCATCGCGCATCAGGGCGATGCGGTCGGCCATGAACATCGCCTCTTCCGGGTCGTGGGTAACCAGCAGCGTCGCAGACCCCAGCTTTTTCAACACGTGCAGCGTATCGTCGCGAATCCGATCACGTAGCCGGGCATCCAGGCTAGAGAAGGGCTCATCCAATAACATCAATTTTGGGGTGGGCGCCAGGGCGCGAGCCAGCGCCACCCGCTGCTGCTGGCCACCCGAGAGCATATGGGGGTAAGTCTCGGCGTAATCGGCCATGCCCAGCTGTGCCAATAGCTCCAGCGCTCGGGCGCGGCGCTGGCCAGAGGGCAGATGCTTCAAACCAAAAGTGACGTTTTCCAGCACGCTCAAGTGCGGAAAAAGGGCAGAGTCTTGAAACGCCAGCCCGACATTGCGCTTCTCCGGCGGCACATGACGTCTACCGGGAGCAGCGATGGCCTGCCCTTCTAGACTGACGGTGCCCTCTTGAACCACTTCGAGCCCTGCGGCGATGCGCAGTAGCGTGGTTTTACCGCAGCCAGACGGGCCAAGCAAACAGACCACCTCGCCCTGGGCGATATCGAGATCGATGCCCTTAACGACGTGATTGGCTGCAAACGTATGCTGCACACCGCGCAGCGATAGCGCCGATGCGGGCGCAGCCACCTCAGAAAGGGACACTGTTGCCGTCATTCGTTCACCCATGAGTTGTTCGCAACATAGCGCTGAGCATATGGATATTGCAAACACGGTTGAAAGGTATTTGCATTCTATTTTCTATCAACGAGAGATGCACGTCTTGCGCGGACCCGCCTGACATAAAAAGGGATGCGTGTCATTACCATTTCACTTGACGTGTGTCGAACAAGACGTTTCAATAGCCTACGGCGCTAATGCAACTTATTATCATAAACATTCAGGATGCTATTTATGAAAAAGGCACGTCTCTCGGCTTCCGTTGCCGCCATCATGGCCGGCTCCGCGTTTGCCAGCAGCGCACTCGCTAACGAAGTCAACATCTACTCTGCTCGTCATTACGACTCTGATGAAATTCTCTACCAAGCGTTCACCGACGAAACGGGTATTGAAGTCAACGTGCTGGAAGGCGACGCCAACCAGCTAATGGAGCGTATGCAGCGTGAGGGCGTGGCCAGTCCTGCTGACGTCATGTTGACCGTCGATGCGGGCAACCTGTGGCGTGCCGAGCAAGATGGCCTGTTCCAGAGCGTCGAATCCGAGGTACTCAACGAGCGCCTGCCGGCCTCCATGCGTCATCCGGAAGGCATGTGGTTTGGCTTTAGCCAGCGTGCGCGGGTCATTTTCTACAACCGCGAAAACTTCGACCCGAGCCAGATCGCCACGTACGAAGACCTGGCCGATCCACAGTTCGAAGGCCAAGTGTGCATTCGCTCGTCCAATAACATTTACAACCAGTCTCTGCTGGCGTCGATGATCGAGCACCACGGCGAAGAGGGCGCGCAAGAGTGGGCCCAGGGCGTCGTGAATAACATGGCTCGCGACCCAGAAGGCGGTGACACGGATCAGATTCTCGGCGTTGCCAGCGGTGAGTGTAACCTCGCCGTCGCCAACCACTACTACTACGTGCGTCTGCTGCACTCTGACGATGCCGCCGAGCGTGAAGCCGCACGCAAAGTAGGCGTGATCTTCCCCAACCAGGATGACCGTGGCACCCACGTGAACGTGGGCGGTGCAGGCTTGGTTGCCAACGCTCAAAACCCAGAAAACGGTATTCGCTTCCTGGAGTTCCTGGCCTCCGACGAAGCGCAGGAAGTGCTGGCCGAGCGTAACTACGAGTTCCCGGTGGTCGAGGGCGTGAAGAAAAACCCGGTGCTGGAGTCTTGGGGCGATTTCGCCAAAGACGACATCAACATCAGCATCCTGGGTGAGAACAACCCGGAAGCGGTACGTATCTTCGACCGCGTTAGCTGGCGTTAAGCGCGGCCTGGGCACACGCTTTTGAAGCCGGTGCTTAAGTAACGCACTCAACACAACCCCCACAGCGACCGCTGTGGGGGTTGTGTGTTATTGGCGAGTGCTCTCTCGTTCGTTAGTGAGCTTCATCCCAATTCGCGCCGCTTTGCGCTTCTACAATCAGCGGGACGTTGAGCGATGCCGCCGCCTGCATGCGCGCCTGCACCTGCTCGATAAAGCGATCTACCTGGGCCTCGGCCACTTCGAACACCAGTTCATCGTGTACCTGCATGACCATCAGTGCATCGAACTCTCCCTCCGCTAGCAACGTATCTACGTCGATCATCGCCTGCTTGATGATATCCGCCGCCGTGCCCTGCATGGGCGCGTTGATCGCCGTACGCTCGGCGCCTTGTCGTCGGCTGCGGTTTTGTGAGTGGATCTCTGGCAGGTAAAGCCGCCGTCCCATCACGGTTTCGACGAAGCCATCTTCCGCCGCCTGGGTACGAATACGGTCCATATAGCGGGCCACACCGGGGTAGCGGTCGAAGTAACGGTCGATGTAGGTTTGCGCCTGGTTACGGTCAATGTGCAGCTGGCGAGAGAGCCCCCAGGCACTCATGCCGTAGATCAAGCCAAAGTTGATGGCTTTCGCACTGCGCCGCTGGTCGGCGGAGACCTTGTCCAGCGAGGTGCCGAAGACTTCCGCCGCCGTCGCGGTGTGGATATCGCGCCCTTCGGCAAACGCCTCTAGCAGCCCTTTGTCTTCAGATAGATGCGCCATGATGCGCAGCTCGATCTGCGAGTAGTCCGCTGCGACGATGCGGTAGCCAGGGCGCGCCACGAACGCCTGGCGAATCTTGCGCCCCTCCTCGGTGCGGATGGGAATGTTCTGCAGGTTGGGGTCCGACGACGACAGCCGCCCGGTCGCCGTGACCGCCTGGTGATAGCTGGTGTGAACCCGCCCCGTCGTCTTGTTGAGCAGGCGCGGTAGCTTATCGGTGTAGGTGGATTTCAGCTTGGCCAGGCCACGGTGCTGCATGATGACTTTAGGCAGCGGGTAGTCTAGCGCCAGCTCTTCGAGTACCGCTTCCGCCGTGGAGGGCGCGCCTTTGGGCGTTTTCTTGATCACCGGGATTTTCTGCTCGTCGAACAGAATCTGCCCTAACTGCTTGGGCGAGCCCAGATTGAACTCGCGGCCCGCCAGCTCGAAGGCCTCGCTCTCTAACTCACGGATACGCTGTTCGAGCTGCTGGCTCTGTTCGTGAAGGCGCTCTGCATCGAGGGCAACGCCATTGCGCTCGATGCGCGACAGCACGTTGATCAGCGGCAGTTCGAGGTGGTCGAGCACCTCGGCCAAACGCCCTTCCCGTTCGACCTGCGGGCGCAACGACTCTTGTAGGCGCAGGGTGATGTCGACGTCCTCACAGGCGTAAGGCGCCGCCTGCTCCAGGGCGATCTGGTTGAAGGTGAGCTGCTTGGCCCCTTTGCCTGCGATCTCTTCGAAGGAAATGGTTTTCTCACCCAGGTACTTCAACGCCAGCGAGTCCATATCGTGACGCGTGGCGGTGGAGTTGAGCACGTAGGAGGCCAGCATGGTGTCCGCCAGCGGCCCCACGACATGAATGTCCACGTTGGCGAGCACGGAGATATCGTACTTCAGGTTCTGGCCAATCTTGGTCTTGGCAGGATCTTCCAGTAGCGGCTTCAACGCCTGGAGAACCGTGTGGCGGTCCAACTGGGCCGGGGCGTCCAGATAATCATGAGCCAACGGAATATAGGCGGCCTCGCCTGCCTTCAATGCAATCCCCACGCCGACGATATCGGCATCCATATAGTTCAGGCTGGTGGTTTCCAGATCGAAGCAGAAGCGTTCGGC includes:
- a CDS encoding ABC transporter ATP-binding protein, whose translation is MTATVSLSEVAAPASALSLRGVQHTFAANHVVKGIDLDIAQGEVVCLLGPSGCGKTTLLRIAAGLEVVQEGTVSLEGQAIAAPGRRHVPPEKRNVGLAFQDSALFPHLSVLENVTFGLKHLPSGQRRARALELLAQLGMADYAETYPHMLSGGQQQRVALARALAPTPKLMLLDEPFSSLDARLRDRIRDDTLHVLKKLGSATLLVTHDPEEAMFMADRIALMRDGRIVQTGTPRELYCAPVDPFVVTFFGEVNELEGVVKGGVVQTPVGPVDASWLPEGSAAQVMIRPEALRIKERDLPADAHSHSHVVMAKLLGRTSLIHLCAHGAKGQEAHLHARVPGVFLPQEGQPIDIDLDHSQVFIFPR
- a CDS encoding TRAP transporter small permease subunit, which codes for MNAIAKAIDAINELFGRIIAPLIAIITLIVLYDIVSRFFFGRPSDWAFDVTKMLFGAHFMLMAAYGLRHHAHVEVDVVKRLLSRKKQAVLDLIGYLVFFVPFIWLLLTYGWAFFERSFSRGETTYGMVSIPVYPVKGVIVVAAALILLQAIAIVLRAIMQLREETSA
- the polA gene encoding DNA polymerase I → MARAPIVLVDGSSYLYRAFHALPPLTTSNGQPTGAVKGVLNMLKRLMKDYPDSPMAVVFDAPGKTFRDELYSDYKAHRPPMPDDLRSQIEPLHACVKALGLPLLCIEGVEADDVIGTLAHHATQAGRDAVISTGDKDMAQLVNGHITLVNTMKEETLDEAGVEEKFGLPPALIIDFLALMGDKVDNIPGVPGVGEKTAIGLLQGMGGGLDTIYGDLERVTTLGFRGAKTLPKKLEEHREQAFLSYQLATIKTDCDLPVGLDDLDIAHPDREALVELYKQMEFKQWLAELLEGNDEGVDDVAGGEPVSEAADSATETAPTERHDHVITEQAELEAWLERLNEAERFCFDLETTSLNYMDADIVGVGIALKAGEAAYIPLAHDYLDAPAQLDRHTVLQALKPLLEDPAKTKIGQNLKYDISVLANVDIHVVGPLADTMLASYVLNSTATRHDMDSLALKYLGEKTISFEEIAGKGAKQLTFNQIALEQAAPYACEDVDITLRLQESLRPQVEREGRLAEVLDHLELPLINVLSRIERNGVALDAERLHEQSQQLEQRIRELESEAFELAGREFNLGSPKQLGQILFDEQKIPVIKKTPKGAPSTAEAVLEELALDYPLPKVIMQHRGLAKLKSTYTDKLPRLLNKTTGRVHTSYHQAVTATGRLSSSDPNLQNIPIRTEEGRKIRQAFVARPGYRIVAADYSQIELRIMAHLSEDKGLLEAFAEGRDIHTATAAEVFGTSLDKVSADQRRSAKAINFGLIYGMSAWGLSRQLHIDRNQAQTYIDRYFDRYPGVARYMDRIRTQAAEDGFVETVMGRRLYLPEIHSQNRSRRQGAERTAINAPMQGTAADIIKQAMIDVDTLLAEGEFDALMVMQVHDELVFEVAEAQVDRFIEQVQARMQAAASLNVPLIVEAQSGANWDEAH
- a CDS encoding ABC transporter permease, with translation MSTPARRSPTALLSGFASRFTLSLSPWSVTLFLIALIVALPILVVLAHIVMPTEGVWQHLASTVLPRYLSNTFWLVLWVGLGTLVIGTGTAWLVVMCRFPGKRLFEWALLLPLAVPTYVIAYAYTDFLQVAGPLQSLLREWFDWQVGDYYFPNVRSLGGAATLITFVLYPYVYLLARATFLEQSVCVLDVGRTLGRGPWRLFASVALPLARPALVGGVSLVLMETLNEFGAVQFFGVDTFTTGIYRTWFGLGEPIAAAQLAACLLTFVIAFVLLERWSRGKRRYFHTTNRYQQLPEYRLHGWHAVGATLACLLPITVGFLLPSGILLEMAITTGDRLFGTRFISFAMNSLSLATVAALIAVGLAVLLSYGVRLHDSPSARLFTRIAAMGYAIPGSVVAVGILIPFAWLDNAINTWLHTHYDTIIGLVFSGTAFILIYAYVVRFLAVSFNAVEASLGKVTPSMDAASRTLGQTAGGTLRRIHTPLMRSSLLAAGILVFVDVMKELPATIILRPFNFDTLAVRAHSLASDERLAEASTASLTIVVVGILPVILLSLAMRRARPGSQAE
- a CDS encoding Fe(3+) ABC transporter substrate-binding protein, with product MKKARLSASVAAIMAGSAFASSALANEVNIYSARHYDSDEILYQAFTDETGIEVNVLEGDANQLMERMQREGVASPADVMLTVDAGNLWRAEQDGLFQSVESEVLNERLPASMRHPEGMWFGFSQRARVIFYNRENFDPSQIATYEDLADPQFEGQVCIRSSNNIYNQSLLASMIEHHGEEGAQEWAQGVVNNMARDPEGGDTDQILGVASGECNLAVANHYYYVRLLHSDDAAEREAARKVGVIFPNQDDRGTHVNVGGAGLVANAQNPENGIRFLEFLASDEAQEVLAERNYEFPVVEGVKKNPVLESWGDFAKDDINISILGENNPEAVRIFDRVSWR
- a CDS encoding TRAP transporter large permease, with amino-acid sequence MSAELLTLVMFGGLLVGLFMGHPLAFVLGGMAVIGAYLGPGINTLGIIINNVYGNAMDNYVLVAIPLFILMARFLNDSGVTEKMFDAMRLLLANVRGGLALTVVVVSVLLAATTGIVGASIAVMGMIALVPMLKYGYNKELSAGVIMASGCLGILIPPSIMLILMASYSPVSVGALFAGALVPGLLLGVMYALYVVLICWLKPSYGPKVPKEERAEVSTKALLIMLGKYVVPPMSLILGVLGALFTGIATATEASAIGVFIAFLLFLIFGDRKLSTCYNTLIEAGKTTTMVMLVLVGATAFTGVFSIGGGMTVISDFVLAMPGGTFGALLLMLFLVFILGMFLDWTGIVLLSFPIMLPIIAQMGVDVLWFVVMVAVVLQTSFLTPPFGYALFYLKGVAPPGVEIVDLYKAVVPFVIIILLACILMSIFPGLITGLPSLMVGY